A genomic segment from Polyangium mundeleinium encodes:
- a CDS encoding complex I subunit 4 family protein: protein MQIREFFAADQIGFPVLSTLIFLPLAWAILVLSIGDEKRARWTALTGALIELFLSLFVLARFTPGTPDVQFAERRSWMPTLGASYHVGVDGMSVLFLPVAAMLTVLVLVASWHDVKTRARGFCASLLALSAIVVGIYSSLDLVLFFVFWEASLVPIYFLVSLWGVGPERRYAATKFVLTMLAASGPLLLGIVLLAVAGRQNPADPYTFDWLVLRTRPVPAAIGPIVFFTMLTGFAVKGPFVPLHTWMPTMLRECPVGIGVLLTGLKLGSYGVLRFLVPLLPEATARYAWLLGAVGVTGIVYGALVALVQPNLRRMLSFACLSHVGIVLLGISSGKAEGLTGAVLAMLNLGLSATGLFFLTGFLQSRVGSSEVSALGGVAQKAPRAAVMFLLLSLAGIGVPGTSGFPGEHLVLLSAYETSLPRLGFALLGTILGAAYVLRVFEQVFLGPVTRPRVAAMKDLRPLEWGVVGCLAILVLVVGLYPRPLLALVGPSAEALARPVPSVVAGHP from the coding sequence GTGCAAATTCGCGAGTTCTTCGCCGCAGATCAGATCGGTTTTCCTGTCCTCTCCACGCTGATCTTCCTCCCCCTCGCCTGGGCGATCCTCGTCCTTTCGATCGGCGACGAGAAACGCGCGCGGTGGACGGCCCTCACCGGCGCCCTGATCGAGCTCTTCCTCTCGCTCTTCGTGCTCGCGCGGTTCACGCCTGGGACGCCCGACGTGCAATTCGCCGAGCGGCGCTCGTGGATGCCCACGCTCGGCGCGAGTTATCACGTCGGCGTCGACGGCATGAGCGTGCTCTTTTTGCCCGTCGCCGCGATGCTCACGGTGCTCGTGCTCGTCGCCTCGTGGCACGACGTGAAGACCCGCGCCCGCGGCTTTTGCGCGTCTCTCCTCGCGCTCTCCGCGATCGTCGTGGGCATCTATTCGTCCCTCGACCTCGTCCTCTTTTTCGTGTTCTGGGAGGCGTCGCTCGTCCCGATCTATTTCCTCGTGAGCCTCTGGGGCGTGGGCCCGGAGCGCCGGTATGCGGCGACGAAGTTCGTGCTCACGATGCTCGCCGCCTCCGGGCCGCTCCTGCTCGGCATCGTCTTGCTCGCGGTCGCGGGGCGCCAAAACCCGGCCGATCCGTACACGTTCGACTGGCTCGTCCTCCGCACGCGGCCGGTCCCCGCCGCGATCGGGCCGATCGTCTTCTTCACGATGCTGACGGGCTTCGCCGTGAAGGGCCCCTTCGTCCCGCTCCACACCTGGATGCCCACGATGCTGCGCGAATGCCCCGTGGGAATCGGCGTGCTCTTGACCGGCCTCAAGCTCGGCAGCTACGGCGTCCTCCGCTTCCTCGTGCCGCTCCTGCCCGAGGCCACCGCGCGTTATGCGTGGCTGCTCGGCGCCGTCGGCGTCACGGGCATCGTGTACGGCGCCCTCGTCGCGCTCGTCCAGCCAAACCTCCGGCGCATGCTCTCGTTCGCGTGCCTGAGCCACGTGGGCATCGTCCTGCTCGGCATCTCGTCGGGCAAGGCGGAAGGCCTCACGGGCGCGGTGCTCGCGATGCTGAACCTGGGTTTGTCCGCCACGGGCTTGTTTTTCCTGACCGGCTTCCTCCAGAGCCGCGTGGGTTCGTCCGAGGTCTCGGCGCTCGGCGGCGTCGCCCAAAAAGCGCCGCGCGCGGCCGTGATGTTCTTGCTCTTGAGCCTCGCCGGCATCGGCGTCCCTGGCACGAGCGGCTTCCCCGGCGAGCACCTCGTCTTGCTCTCGGCGTACGAGACGAGCCTCCCGCGGCTCGGGTTCGCGCTCCTCGGCACGATCCTCGGCGCGGCGTACGTCCTCCGCGTCTTCGAGCAGGTCTTCCTCGGCCCCGTGACGCGCCCGCGCGTCGCCGCGATGAAAGACCTCCGTCCGCTCGAATGGGGCGTCGTGGGCTGTCTGGCCATTCTCGTCCTCGTGGTCGGCCTTTATCCGCGGCCCTTGCTCGCGCTCGTGGGCCCGAGCGCCGAGGCCCTCGCGCGCCCGGTCCCCTCCGTCGTCGCTGGGCACCCGTGA
- a CDS encoding RNA polymerase sigma factor — translation MASPHSTSLGEGRAQFEAAVRPVLPRLYRFCLALSGDRDRADDLFQNTLIKAYANAASFEGRSDLVVWICGIARHEHLEARRTEARRRGLFEQFVDACASAFGFGAEDERKSPEAQVIQNEHAGQLLACLQTLPEEFRTVVVLCDIEELGYDRVAEILGVPKGTVKSRHARGRARLRAAYEKLVAAKPEAPAREEEEST, via the coding sequence ATGGCCTCTCCGCACTCCACGTCTCTCGGGGAAGGCCGCGCGCAGTTCGAGGCGGCGGTTCGCCCGGTCCTGCCACGGCTCTATCGATTTTGCCTCGCCCTCTCGGGGGATCGCGACCGCGCCGACGACCTCTTCCAGAACACGCTCATCAAGGCCTACGCGAACGCAGCCTCGTTCGAGGGCCGGAGCGACCTCGTGGTCTGGATTTGCGGCATTGCCCGGCACGAGCACCTGGAGGCGCGGCGCACCGAGGCGCGGCGGCGCGGGCTCTTCGAGCAATTCGTCGACGCTTGTGCTTCGGCGTTCGGATTTGGGGCCGAGGACGAGCGAAAGAGCCCCGAGGCGCAGGTGATCCAGAACGAGCACGCGGGCCAGCTCCTCGCGTGCTTGCAGACGTTGCCAGAGGAGTTCCGCACGGTGGTGGTCCTCTGCGACATCGAGGAGCTCGGATACGATCGGGTGGCCGAGATCCTCGGCGTCCCCAAGGGGACCGTGAAGAGCCGACATGCCCGCGGGCGCGCGCGTCTGCGGGCGGCCTATGAAAAGCTCGTGGCGGCGAAGCCCGAAGCGCCGGCGAGGGAGGAGGAGGAGTCGACATGA